A window of Chanodichthys erythropterus isolate Z2021 chromosome 16, ASM2448905v1, whole genome shotgun sequence genomic DNA:
GAAGAACCCCTTTTTTGGGTTTTCTGAGGTGGGGAGCAAGAGGATTGCCAACCATGTGCTCTTGAAATCTGCTTTCCCCTAAACTAATGAATGGAAATGGAGAGCCAGAGCTTGACCGCCTGGATGAAGTAGAAGATGGTAAGCTTTCATTTCTGGAGCAAGCTGGAAACTCTCTCTCTTGATTATGTTCCAGCTTCCTTGGAGCAATAGAAAGTTCTAGCTCTgttaacaaaatgttttattcctTCATTGATttaatgtaaacatcttttaaagCAAAGACAATTCATTAATTTTTTgccacttttttgtttttatatccCATACCCTGACAAGTAGATATCAAACATGTACAGAATGAGCTTTCCAAACATGTTAATCACATTCACCAACAAACTATATAAaaccattacatttttataagacATAAGTCTACACCATGGGAAGTTTAACATTCCATCAATCAAAAATTAAAGGTGATGATGATGTCTTTATTCCCATCCAGAGCCCCAGGTAAAGATGCTGCTTTGGCAGTTTTCTCCTAGTTGTCAAGCTGTATCATTAGTTCCAAAACAAGGGCCTTAGAAATGGAGAGACAAGAGATCAATTATGATAAAACATGTAGAAATGTGTGCATAATCAAAGCTGACCAGTAGGTTAGGATGCACAGCTCATATATGCTATTGCACTGAAAACTTGTACATTTCATATACAACGAAAATACAATTGTGTTACTGGCTGGTGTCATATTACAATTCTCACTGTTCTTGgtgcattattttttgttaatcttAAGTCTTAACTTACTTTTGCAATTTCTCCATAGAAAAGCCCTGGGAATTCAGATGAATCTTCACCGCCTGATTGCAGTTTTGTTGCTCATTTCGTGAGCATTTCTGAGACTGTTTATTGCATATGAACCTTTATAACCAAAAAGCACAAAGCACAGCATCACTACAGAGTCTTTAACAAACCTGATATCCGAGTATAATCATTGTTATAACAATGATTTGAGTGAGAAACAGACCAAAATTTAAGAAGACATGGAACGTctcctttttgaagcttgaaagttCTACATGAAATTGCATGCAAGATCTATGATGGTAAACCAATACAAACCCGTGAAATGTCATAATACAGGCTGGTCTTGTGTTTGACCTCTGCAAGATCTCGATTCCCTCCTCCAATAAAAAATCAGCATCTATCCTACACATGGATACAAATTATACAGATACAATCATGATTTTTGTGAATGCTTCACTTCATACTTGCCTCTCACACATTCATTCCAACAATTCCATAACAATTGAAATGGATGAGGGCTATGTACTATAGATGGGCTAGTTATTTAATTTGCTTTGTGAGGTTTTCTGCTAGCAGGAGCATTGCAAAACTGACAAAGAAAAAttgcaatatttattttgtttactaAACCATTTTGTTTATCTAATCTAAGGTTTTCAATAACTCAAAggtgtgtgactgtgtgtgtgatcAGTGTCAATTTCAATCTCACTGAATAAAATGGTGgcaatattttaaaagaatagTATCTTAAATCTGTCATTGtcatatcattccaaacctgtgttCCTTTAGAACAAtgagagggtgagtaaatgacagaatctCCATTTTTGGGAGGACTATCCCTCTGAATATGGGATACACAATTCTTAACAACAGACAAATTCACATAGAAACAGGACAGGTGATttcagatatttttcttacgTGAGTTCGGTTAGACTGGGGCAGTTCTGCATGATTTGGAGGCTCCAAACAGACCACATCTTACTTAGACAGTCcactgttattttcatcttttTCAGTTTAGAGAAAGAATAGAGAACAGACTTTATTGCATCCGAATCTCCTTGGTAAATTATCTGAAAAAGTCTGATCCAGTCAATATTGACTTGCTCTGAGCGAAGAAAGGTGAGACTGAGTGATCGCAAAGATACTGCATGCCCTGAAGTCCCTATGCAGAtactaacaacaacaacaacaacaaacagaatgattaaattgttgtttttataaacaATCAGTTCCTTGCTTAGAATAactttttgtgatttttattttattttttttaaattgtgattaattgATGGTCTGTCTTTTGGTATTTACATCATTTGCAATAATCAAAGAAGCTGAATGTGTggtactttattttttatctgtttCAGGTCACCAATTTAGTTGTATTATCACTTCTATGATTATAATGTAAAGGTATCAGAATGTGGAGAACAAGCATGCCAGATAAATCGGAGATGTTTGTGAGGCAAAGGCTTGAACATGTGTATTACTATTACAGTTATGGAACATAGTGATTATATAACAGGTTATCCAAAATATATTAATCATTATTATGGACATACAATTATTTCGTTATTATGATGAACAATTATTTCTGGTTATCAGGAGAAAAATGGctatttgatgaaaaaaaaaaaaaaaaaactggatttACCTGGATATCTCTTTTTTGAATGACAGATCAAGTGAGTGGACAGAACAAATATCAAATTTGTTTTTGGTCTCAAAGACCAAGACATCAACACTGCAAATCaaagcacaaaaaaatgaatgacgATAAAACGTGTGCttaaaatacatgaaatttataatatttaattgtaaaacATTACTGCTGTGAGCTCAGGGTCTGTCCTCTCATGAGAACGTTTATCAGTTCAGCAAGATCAGAGTCTGATGGATCTTCTGGTGTCAAGCTTCAAAATCAAATCCAGAAAAATCACTGTACAGACTAATTAAGTTGGACTAAAAACAAAAACGTATATGGGACATTAAaaattgggtaacactttacaataaggttcattagttaaacaagttaaaagttaatgtattaactaacatgaagtaaccatgagcaatacatttgttactgtatttactaatcttcgtaaacgttagttaatgaaaatatagTTGTTCATTGTCTGTTCATGtttgttcacagtgcattaaccaatgttaacaagattttaataatgtattagtaaatgttgaaattaacaaatattaataaatgctgtataagtgcagttcattattagttcatgttaactaatgtagttaatgttaactaataaaccttattgtaaagtgttgcaAAGTaaaaaaccttattgtaaagtttacCAAAAACTGTATAAAACATAAATTTGTATACAGTTAACCAACAACATTAaccaacaacaataaaaaaaatataattaattagatatgatatattaattaaatcCACAGAGTATTTGTTTTGGACCAAAGCACTCACCATACTTCCTTAAACTTAAGGAGTGCAGGCAAAACCATGGACAACTTTTCAGATGATAACCTGCAGTCATTGAGAGACAGTTCTTCAATGCTCTGACAGCACTGAGAGCAGTACAGCAGGGCCCAGCAGTCTGTTCTTCTGAGGAATGCACCATATGCATCAATCTTCTTCCAGGCTTCCACAGCTTCTTTCACAAAGTCATCTTCATGAAGTTCATAGAGACAGTGAAGGTAAAAAAGTACTATGCTCGAATACATATAACGATGAAGCCTTTTCAAAATCCATTCTTTCAGATGAGTCTGTGTTTTTGGGCAAACAAACAGACCATGTTTTTTTAGTGTGCATCTCACATCCTTATTCAACAGACCAAATGCAAACTGCACCACAGCTTCTAAACGTGGACAATAAGTGCTTTCGTTACAGGAAAGTAGCTCTGTAAGTTTCCTCTGGGACTCTTCTTCATCCAGAAGGACGTAGTACAGAGCGGTGAAGAACTCCTGAAAACTCAGATGCATGAAACTGAACATCGTCTCCTGGTGGATTCTTCTCTTAAATAGAAACTTACACAAGAATGGACTGCCAGAAGGCTCTGAAACTGTTTCATTAACACTTTTCTCATCAAACAAGACTTGCTGTTCCAGAATCCCTCTCTCTGCCAGCTGACCCAGACTCCTCAGCAGGGTCGGAACAGACTGACCCTGGCAGTGATACTTCAGTAGAGTGAACACAAAGTCAACGTAGATGGAGGTGGTGGTTTCCAGTCCACTTGCTACATCTGTGCCAATTTGGAATCGTTCCTTGATAGTTGTGCAGATGATCCAGCAGACAACAGGGATGGAGCAGGCAGCGATGAGAGTTTCATTTGCCTTCACAAGTGTATAAGCCTTCCTGAAAAGCTCCTCGTTCTGAAAAAACTTCTGGAAGTACTCCTCCACTCCCCTCTCAGAGAAACCAATTATCTCAGAGAAACTTTGAGGTCCTTTGAGCAGATTACTCAGTTTGTCTGTAGCTGTAGATCTGGAGGTGACCAGCAGAAAGGACTCTGGCAGGATTCGACCCCTCAGCAGGTCACAAAGAATGGCCACAGGTGAGGCTTTCTGAAGCAGATCAGTGTTTGGTGATGTGTGATAAATGTCCTCTGTGAGTCTCAGCTCATCAAACCCATCAATGATGAAAAGCACCTTCTCTGGTGAATGCGTTAACATCTGTGAGATCTGATCTGGTGTTAAACTGTAGCTGTAACTCAAGATCTTCGCCAAACTGTTTTTGCCAGGAATGCGGTTTATTTCTTTACACTTTAAGTGGAACACAATATCAAACCGCTCTTTGTAGAGGTCACCAGATGCCCAGTCCATCATGATCTTCTGAACAGTGAAAGATTTCCCATTCCCAGAATTTCCCTGCAGTATAACAGCTCTGGGACTGATCGCATGACCATCTGGGTCGAACAGAGAGTTCAGATGGACAGAGTCTTCACTGCTCCTGGAGCTGAGGACCTGCTGGAAGCTTTCTCCACTGGAGCAGATctcttcttctctctctttttgaTCTCTATGTTTCTTAAGGATCAGAGGTTGTGTGTAGCGCTCAGACATCCGCACATGTTCACCAGGTCGTGAGTTATACTCAGTCACACACTGATACTCACTGCAGATCCACGTCTTATATTTTACAATCACAGATCTTGTTGCTGCACACATAAAATAAGCAGTGTTAATCAAGGTTagtgcattttaaaacatattctgATTCTTATAGAGTAAGATATTTCAGAGCAGACTCTGAATTAAAAGGTGAAAGGTACAACATTCAAGACATATCAGATTTATCTATTACCCGAGGTTTGTGTTTTCTCAGAGGGTGGGCGATACGAAGTAAAATCTGCAGAAAATTAGATAAACCATCTTTAAATGTCGataaattttaacattttcaacagcattaatataattttattaaccAGTATCTGGTAGGTCCTTTTTCTAATAGAACAATAAATACAGTTTAGCATATGATCGGTACTCTATATATTATCAGAAAAATTATCTTAGTCAATATTATCAGCATCTATCCATGTACAACACATTTTACTTACCGGGTGCATTATGTATGATGTGGACATTTCCTGTTATTGTGTTGTTAGTGAGTGCAGGGGCTGTAATATGACTTCCACTCTGAGCTGCAGCGCTCACATTTAGTCCAGAGTGAGATCtgacagtgtccttgttactgCGAAACACTAGATGACATGAGAAAACATTTTAGGCACCCCTTAACTCTGTATTAAACGTTGTTTCTTTCAGCCTTATTTACCATTAATAAATCAGAACTTATTCAGTAAAATAATACAATCTTCGTGCATAGATGAAGAACATGAAGACATAACTTTTTACTTAAAAGTACTGTCACTTTAACAGAATAAAACGAAAGTGAAAGAATAACTTAAGTTCTATAGTCTTCACTGATACAATCATGTTAAACCCAAGACTACGAGATAAAGTGATTAGAGAATGCCTAGCTTGACATACTGTTAAATATGTCCATCTCAGTTCATCCTCTGCAAGAAAAGAAACACACATTCAATAATATAAAAGTGAATACGAATTTTCAAAactttaaagatattttatattacacttAAATGAAAAAAAGCATAGTGATAACAGCTTGCGTTAGTACGAATCTTTCCAGCAGAACAAATTTTAGTTAGCATAAGTTTTGCGacgttacctttttttttttttcaaaagcctGAATGCAGACTGGTGTTTCCGCGATCAGTCCATTTCGGCAATTTGAGCTGATGTTAGAAAAAGAACTGTGTAACATCTACGGAATTGCATCAACCTACGGAAATGCAAAATCATAGGCCAACTTGAAAAACAGTTCTGAAATATTCGGTGTCTGAGATTTTCGGTGACATGAATATTCAAGAGTTTCCTGTTTTGTGTTAAAACGCCACTgaaaaatattggctcatgctCCTCGGCTTACTTAAATGGAGTTAAATGATTAACTGAGGTTCGGGAGCGGGGCCACGCCTCAACCAATCACCTGACTTCTCAAAAACAGGTTATACGAGATTTTCGGTTTCCGAAGGCGGAGCATACGTGAATATTAATGAGTTTCCCAGACATGCGCGATTTAATTCACATTGCATCTCAGCCAATCTCAGCACATTAGTGGATTATTCCATAAAGGTAACTTCTCAGCGTCACGGCTGATTTATGCTTAAACTACAGTTACTTCTAGGTAACAGTTTATGTTTTCATCAGTATGCACGATTTGTGCAGTCATCTGTAACAATAGAAAAGATACTTCGTGTAACAGCAGAACATCCTTCAGTTATCATCTACAATGAGCTCAGCTCGTTGTGCTCTTCCTTTGAGATGTTTTAAAACTCTGTAttttattagttgttttcattaATTACATCACCTGtaataactgaaataaacctGTATGTTTTTGAGGACTTAGCTATATCTATTCTGATATTCTTACATTCTTGTTCATTTTGATATGATGTCCTATTGCTCTTCAaaattatttatgtttaaagggatactccaccgttttttcatattaaactatgttattcccttataACCCCtataactaagacgagttgatacatacctctctcgtctcagtgcgtgcactaaatcgctctgtcttgcggcaaaactttgttagcacttagcttagcccagttcattcaatatgggccaagcagagaagctaccatacacctccacgttttccctatttaaatccagttactcgagtagtttAACttgacctaggacggtgacacaaaacaaaacgttgcgcttttctaagcgtgtaaaatggataactatattgtatggcggaataccatagcaagtgctcgggagcactttgacttggcgcagtaatatcttcactcgtgaaaagtcctctcaccaccccccgctccctctcctgtaaaagtcacgttggttctgttgacggaaatgagagggagcgggggcgggtagcttctctgcttggcccctattgaataaactgggctaagctaagtgctaacaaagacAAAGTGCAAAGTGCGGTGGACATAAGTCTAAAGAGCATGGACTGGACACAGTCTGTGAAGTCTCTCCTGATCTGGCGTAGTGAACGGCGGAGGGCAGAAGGCATCGAGAGTGACTGGATGCAAGATGGAGAAAGGTACCTTCAGCAGATAGTGCAGATAGGGTGCAAAATAGCTTTCACTAGTGGTTCAacggatcacaaaactcacggttcggatcACATCACGGTTATCAAGTCATGGATCGGATCATTTTTCGgatcagcacaaaaaaaaattactaattaGGGGTTGGGGGGTAAAttaactttgcatttattacttAGCTCACTTTAACTACTCTGATACCACAATAGAAACTACAAGCCTAACTACATCATTAAAGGCAAGTGAACAGGctgtaaaaagaacaaatactgtacaccaATTACAAGCATAGAAAAATACAACATAAAGTTAAGTATTAGTTCTAACTGTAGTATTCATTTTtgtgtacagaaatgtaataattaaatataaaatgaaactgttcactgtgtaaatgtaatatagattaatctttggtaaagctgtgttttgttgtttgatttacatgacagacaacatcaggtatttataggttgctgtcactttaagtgTAAGACCCCATGTACGCGCATATGCGATAGATGCACATCCGAATTCTCACCTCgttcaattaagacataaccgaatgtgtttacgagaatacttgccgagaggggtattttgactgacataatGCGTGTATGTGTCCATCCAAGTGCTTTGAGGATGCGAAAGAGAAATCAATTTAGAGTTTGCAGCTTTCTGGaatgtgctctctctctctctctctctctctctctctgtgcgcGTGAGCCTTGTATGTGCGTCTGTGCGTACTGATAACAGCGCTGCATGCGAGTTAAATCCTCTTTTGCCTCTTCTGGCACTGGAAtggttttatatctatttaatgtgtaaactagcaagacaaaacacattcaaatgataACCTTTCACTCTATTGCCCAAATTCTTTTAGAGAAGTTATAGccatgagaaaaaaaacatttttagagtTAACAGCTTGTCAGAAACTGACTCTAACGGTTCAAAGGGGGCATGCGCCTGTTGATCTTTTTCCCTGCAGAAAATCCAGAACTGTAACAGTTTGGCAGTTAACTGGATCTACATTGTGTGCAATACACCATCTTCCAAAGACACCCCATTTGTTGGCCTAACTTTATCTAGTGGAGGGAGCCCTAGCATTTAATGGTCTCAATAGCATCAGGTGAAAGCCCTGTGTCCCTCAGTTGGTTCCCCTCAGGGGCCAAACATGAAGGTTCCACATGTCCATCAGGGGATGAAAATTGTCCCCTGCACTTGAGACAAAAGGTCTCTCCTCTTCGGTATCGCCAACGGCGAGCCATCGAGGAGagatatgaagagttcagatgcaaaagccgctaAACGCCATCTCTGTCAAAAATTAGATAATGACATTGAACGAATGCTTACGGCACGTAGTACACATTCAACAAATCACGTGCTTCAAATCCTCTAAATCGCAGcgtcagcccattcagaaatatcAGTTTGTTAGCAAAAGCCTCTAGACACCACTTCCCTTTGGCAGCAAAAGCCGCTATATTCCGAGAACCAATCAGAAGGCGCGAATAGAATCATATGATTCCGAGCGGTTTCAATATAGCGGCGCGCTgagaagattttttttagagTCAGATTGAGATTGagatttttcaaataaaagatGGAGTACGATGAAATGGATCAGCCTGTCCTACTAATATTGAATGGCAGAAGAAAACATTATTCACCTCAAAACTCTGCCTGTCATAAGGCAAAATAGCCTACAGTGGAAATGGCTTGGTCGCAATTGTATCATGCACTCATAACAGTTTTTCGTGCAGTGCCATTACTTTGAAGGAATCggatttattatacattaaacAACAGCTCTATTTCGCCAAAGACAAAGTCAAACAAGATGCTATTCTTCTGTCTCATATGGAAGCTGTGCCATATAAACGGAGGCGGCAAAAAGTGGAGGCTGAATAGAAGAGGCGTGTTAGATCCCTGTGTAAAGAGGTTTGTCTACTGTTTAGTTTTTAAGTGATAAGTGCTCTCATCTTTTTCAGGGTTTTCAGTTGCATCTTTAGTGATTTTTCAACTATTTACCATGTCTTGTCCCAAATAGGTGGATTTAgaggtttttgcaaaaaaagcaCAAGTGGATTTAGCTGGTTTTGATGCAAAAGAAAATCGAACTTGTTAAAAACCAATAAATTGTCtagagtgacatttttgaaaaaaagttattttattcactagctaataaccttatcattacctttaaaatgaaactccTGAACTTGATCGTAAAAGCCTggtaaaaaatgctcattttaaagaaaagaagtcTGATGGATTTAGAGGGTTTTGCATTGAACTCTTCATATTATCTCCGAGAACCATATTCCATTCAGCCAATGCGGCGCTATCAGAAACAGGCAAGTCCCTTGTAGGCAAAATTTGGCTAGAACTCATGGGAGCACAGACACCAGAGGAAACGCATACAGGCATTCTGGGCCACATATGCGCATCACATCCAGACCCAGGGGAAGCTGGGTGACTCCGAAAGAAATAGAGTGGACATTGCACTGCCTGTTGGGGGTGAAGAGGTCCATCTGTTTCATAAAATCTTTACCAGATTTGTCTGACTACCTCGGAGGGAGTTTCTACTCCCCCGTCGGTATACTCTGTCTGGACAGATATCTGGGGATATAAATTGCCTTGAGGGACAGGAACTTGTCCTAAGCTTAGAGCAGAATGCGCTGCACTAGCCTGTCTAGACGTCGCAAAGCAGTCCACCCTGGCAATTCATATTAGAGGCTACCGCAGTAATGTCCACCCACACTAGGACATGGTAACCCCTTAGCTGGTGGTGGAAGTACTTCAGGGCCAGAAATACAGCCATCAATTCGAGGCAATAATGTGCCAATCGAGATGATGACCTCACCATATCCCTTTGGACTGGACGGCCACCTAAGGCTGCTCCCCAGCCCATACGGGAAGCATCTGTTGTTGGCATCTTGCAACATCAACACATATAGAGTGGGACCCAAGGTGAAGAACTGGGGTCTGAGCCACATAGAAAGGGAACAAAGCCGCAGCGTGCAACCCTCGAGCGGGAGACAATTGTGCCCAAATCATAGTCGAATACTATATGAGCCCTAAATATGTAATTCTCTGGGTAGGACAGAGAACACTTTCTTCTTGTTTAGTCTCAACCCTAGAGAAACGAGAGGGGCTAGTATGACATCGGTGTTGTGACGCCATCGTTTGTGACTGTGCTAGTATTAGCCAGTCGTCCATGTATTCAAAATGTGAATGGCCTGGAGTCACAATGGAGCCAGTGCTGCATCCATGCATTTTGTGTATGTGCGGCGGGGTAATAAGGCTAGGCTGAATGGAAGAACCCGATATTGGTAAGCTTCACCCCCAAAGGGAACCTCAGGAACCTCCTGCGTTGTGGCAATATTTCtatgtgaaaatatgcatcCTTGAGATCGATCGTGACGAACCAATCATGATGTTGGATTGTGACACGATCATCTTTATGGTTAACATATTGAACTTGAGAGCTTTGACTAAATGGTTTAAGCTTCAAAGATCTAAGATTGGTTATTATGCATAGCTTGGTGGGGAGTGCTGTCTCTTTAAGTGACTATGAGATCCAGAGAAGAGATAGCTCACAAACATCTCTTCAAACTGGAGCATCATTGTATAAATCACACGTGCTTGCACCCAAGATAGTCGAATAAGTTGACATTGAAGGCACAAAGGCACACGAAAAAAGGTTTTCCCCATGAATGAGTTAACATCATGGAGAACctatttattttacttatatatgcatattatatatcatataattatatatatataaatatatacatatatctatatatatatcataaggCCATTTCACTtattaaattcctcagaattaaatgcagccaattACCAGACAAGTAAACACGGTGTGAAAGAAAGGCTGTGCTTAAATCTTTTATAGATCAGTCTGATATGCCTGTAACACAGCCATTGTGTACAGCGCAGTACCAGCTCGACTCACTattaccccttttccaccaagacagtttgagtgctggttcggagacagagcctagtttcaaatcagttctttgtctttcgacacacaaagcaccagctccgaaccaggaaaagtggttcataagtagcaccaaaacattgctgggctagaagtaagaacTGCTTGCATTAGGggctgggggcggggtttattgtgaccaacaagaaacttATGACCGCaatttttgaaatagcagctaatcgagctaatagCAGCTCGATTGTAATCTGCGTCTATATACAAATTACGGCAAGCCGTGTTTGGATGCCGATGTAGgttcgcaaagccatgagcatcaacagtagtgaaacatcCGCGATTGTTGATAGAAGGCTTGTTCTAGATGCATCGGAGCAGCGCGGACAG
This region includes:
- the LOC137002829 gene encoding NACHT, LRR and PYD domains-containing protein 1 homolog, with protein sequence MDIFNMFRSNKDTVRSHSGLNVSAAAQSGSHITAPALTNNTITGNVHIIHNAPDFTSYRPPSEKTQTSATRSVIVKYKTWICSEYQCVTEYNSRPGEHVRMSERYTQPLILKKHRDQKEREEEICSSGESFQQVLSSRSSEDSVHLNSLFDPDGHAISPRAVILQGNSGNGKSFTVQKIMMDWASGDLYKERFDIVFHLKCKEINRIPGKNSLAKILSYSYSLTPDQISQMLTHSPEKVLFIIDGFDELRLTEDIYHTSPNTDLLQKASPVAILCDLLRGRILPESFLLVTSRSTATDKLSNLLKGPQSFSEIIGFSERGVEEYFQKFFQNEELFRKAYTLVKANETLIAACSIPVVCWIICTTIKERFQIGTDVASGLETTTSIYVDFVFTLLKYHCQGQSVPTLLRSLGQLAERGILEQQVLFDEKSVNETVSEPSGSPFLCKFLFKRRIHQETMFSFMHLSFQEFFTALYYVLLDEEESQRKLTELLSCNESTYCPRLEAVVQFAFGLLNKDVRCTLKKHGLFVCPKTQTHLKEWILKRLHRYMYSSIVLFYLHCLYELHEDDFVKEAVEAWKKIDAYGAFLRRTDCWALLYCSQCCQSIEELSLNDCRLSSEKLSMVLPALLKFKEVCLTPEDPSDSDLAELINVLMRGQTLSSQHVDVLVFETKNKFDICSVHSLDLSFKKEISSICIGTSGHAVSLRSLSLTFLRSEQVNIDWIRLFQIIYQGDSDAIKSVLYSFSKLKKMKITVDCLSKMWSVWSLQIMQNCPSLTELTIDADFLLEEGIEILQRSNTRPACIMTFHGFICNKQSQKCSRNEQQNCNQAVKIHLNSQGFSMEKLQKPLFWN